Proteins from one Erysipelothrix larvae genomic window:
- the tsaB gene encoding tRNA (adenosine(37)-N6)-threonylcarbamoyltransferase complex dimerization subunit type 1 TsaB: MITLMIDTSHSICAVGIAKEGVLIDSIQEVLKKKHSERLVCAIDELLKRNNVDKASISEVCVTDGPGSYTGMRIGLTFAKVLALTLNVNLYTVDTLASLVGKKDGFAFIDARSKRVFGAYIHAGVVDQERIYMVDELQTIAGPFYGDTHLLEQETQYLNICENMLELRDTWALISNPDVLVPRYLS, translated from the coding sequence ATGATTACATTAATGATTGATACATCACATTCTATCTGTGCGGTTGGTATTGCAAAAGAGGGTGTGTTGATTGATTCAATTCAAGAGGTACTTAAAAAGAAACATTCTGAGCGTCTTGTGTGTGCAATTGATGAGCTGTTGAAGCGTAATAATGTTGATAAAGCATCAATTTCTGAAGTGTGTGTCACGGATGGACCGGGTAGTTATACCGGGATGCGTATTGGGTTAACATTTGCGAAGGTTCTTGCATTAACACTCAATGTTAATCTGTATACAGTCGATACATTGGCATCACTGGTAGGAAAAAAGGATGGCTTTGCTTTTATTGATGCACGATCTAAACGCGTATTTGGTGCGTATATTCATGCGGGTGTTGTTGATCAAGAACGAATCTATATGGTGGATGAGCTTCAAACCATTGCAGGTCCATTTTATGGCGACACACATTTACTTGAACAAGAAACACAGTATCTCAATATTTGTGAGAATATGCTTGAGTTAAGGGATACTTGGGCGTTGATATCCAATCCCGATGTATTAGTCCCACGGTATTTATCATGA
- a CDS encoding GNAT family N-acetyltransferase produces MTISDLEGIQILQDEELKSNWSETLYKQELLDFNTIAFVLILDDQLVGFVLGKMLVDSSDLYQIVISKNAQGKGLGTLLLQAYWDEVIKRGGNASILEVNSKHKEVIAFYTKFGFKQLYIRRHYYGRNRDAIIMKKEGDVC; encoded by the coding sequence ATGACTATTTCTGATTTGGAAGGGATTCAAATCCTTCAGGATGAAGAACTTAAATCAAATTGGAGTGAGACACTTTACAAACAAGAATTGTTGGATTTTAATACCATCGCATTTGTGTTAATTCTTGATGATCAACTTGTCGGTTTTGTTTTAGGAAAGATGCTTGTAGACAGTTCTGATCTTTATCAAATTGTGATATCTAAAAATGCTCAAGGAAAAGGATTAGGTACTCTGCTTTTACAAGCCTATTGGGATGAGGTTATCAAGCGTGGTGGGAATGCATCAATTCTTGAAGTCAATTCAAAGCACAAAGAAGTAATCGCATTTTATACGAAGTTTGGGTTTAAACAACTCTATATTCGTAGACACTATTACGGGCGTAATAGGGATGCAATCATTATGAAAAAAGAAGGTGACGTATGTTAA
- the tsaD gene encoding tRNA (adenosine(37)-N6)-threonylcarbamoyltransferase complex transferase subunit TsaD, with protein MLILAIESSCDETSVAIVEDENVLSNIVATQIDVHKEFGGVFPEVASRLHIENINFVIKEALVKSEKTFADLDAIAVTQGPGLIGSLHVGMMAAKTLAWSLDLPLIPVHHIAGHIYANKLVGSFEYPLMALVVSGGHTELVMMYNDYEFEVIGKTQDDAVGEAYDKVARQLGLGYPGGPIIDKLAKQGQPHYTLPNVKTENPIDFSFSGLKSAVRQLMLREAREGRELNVNDVAYAFQHKAVETLMKRVKHALSTYDVKTFVLAGGVAANAHLRENVEALKQQVGDINILVPPLWACMDQAAMIGIAAFDAARLRPAGSCDISSFSNMTL; from the coding sequence ATGTTAATTTTAGCTATAGAATCAAGTTGTGATGAGACATCCGTTGCGATTGTTGAAGATGAAAATGTACTCAGCAATATTGTCGCAACGCAAATCGATGTTCACAAAGAGTTTGGTGGTGTATTTCCAGAAGTCGCATCACGCTTACACATCGAAAACATTAATTTTGTCATTAAGGAAGCACTTGTTAAATCAGAGAAGACCTTTGCTGATTTAGATGCAATTGCTGTCACTCAAGGCCCTGGATTAATTGGGTCTCTTCATGTGGGGATGATGGCAGCAAAAACACTTGCGTGGTCCCTTGATTTACCACTGATTCCTGTGCATCATATCGCAGGGCATATCTATGCCAACAAATTAGTGGGTTCTTTTGAGTACCCTTTGATGGCGCTGGTTGTATCGGGAGGCCATACTGAACTTGTCATGATGTATAATGATTATGAGTTTGAAGTGATTGGTAAAACTCAAGATGATGCAGTGGGTGAGGCATATGATAAAGTTGCGCGTCAATTAGGACTGGGTTATCCAGGGGGCCCAATTATTGATAAGCTTGCAAAACAAGGCCAACCACACTATACGTTACCCAATGTAAAGACAGAGAATCCTATAGATTTCTCATTTTCAGGATTAAAGTCTGCGGTTCGTCAGCTTATGTTAAGAGAAGCCCGTGAAGGACGTGAGCTTAACGTAAATGATGTTGCCTATGCTTTTCAACACAAGGCTGTAGAAACACTCATGAAACGAGTTAAGCATGCACTGAGCACTTATGATGTGAAGACGTTTGTCTTGGCTGGGGGTGTTGCAGCCAATGCCCATCTTCGTGAGAATGTAGAAGCACTTAAACAACAGGTTGGGGATATTAATATCTTAGTTCCCCCTCTTTGGGCGTGCATGGATCAAGCGGCTATGATTGGCATTGCAGCCTTTGATGCAGCGCGATTAAGACCCGCAGGAAGTTGTGATATTTCGTCATTTTCTAACATGACTTTGTGA
- a CDS encoding redox-sensing transcriptional repressor Rex, giving the protein MNSNNRYDVPKATMQRYPVYLKALRKLQSMGVERILSRELSLFVDIESTTIRRDFSFIGSLGKQGYGYDVETLINTFDELLGVSFDEKIVLVGAGNLGRAILNYNRWNHVVGEIVCAFDVDPNKLGEVSDIPIYHMSELALRMPEGCRIAILTVSKNVQETVDKLVEHGVVGIVDFSSEHIQVPKHVIVKTVDVVSTIQELIFQTNSFR; this is encoded by the coding sequence ATGAATAGTAATAATAGATATGATGTTCCAAAAGCAACAATGCAACGATATCCAGTATATCTCAAAGCATTACGAAAATTACAAAGTATGGGCGTTGAAAGAATTCTTTCAAGAGAACTATCTTTATTTGTGGACATCGAATCTACAACAATCCGACGTGATTTTTCATTTATTGGATCACTTGGAAAACAAGGATATGGGTACGATGTAGAAACCCTTATTAATACATTCGATGAGTTACTGGGTGTCAGTTTTGATGAAAAAATTGTCCTAGTAGGAGCCGGTAACCTTGGCCGTGCAATTTTGAATTATAACCGTTGGAATCATGTTGTGGGAGAAATAGTGTGTGCATTTGATGTTGATCCAAATAAGCTTGGGGAAGTATCAGACATTCCAATTTATCACATGAGTGAGTTAGCATTACGCATGCCAGAGGGCTGTCGTATTGCCATTCTTACTGTTTCAAAAAATGTTCAAGAAACCGTTGATAAACTGGTTGAACATGGTGTTGTGGGGATTGTTGACTTTTCAAGTGAACACATTCAAGTACCAAAACATGTAATCGTAAAAACAGTAGATGTGGTGTCTACTATTCAGGAATTAATTTTCCAAACCAATAGTTTTAGGTAA
- the asnS gene encoding asparagine--tRNA ligase, with the protein MISYMTVRECYDLISYGTDVEIDSIEYVQLQGWIRTNRKGKNVGFIELNDGTYFRNAQCVYESSLEDADTIAKYNTGTAVTITGKFVLTPEGKQPFEVVLTEVVLEGSCSPEYPLQKKRHSYEYLREIAHLRPRTNSFLAVFRVRSVLSMAIHEFFQNQGFVYVHTPIITGNDAEGAGESFTVTTRSDDKYDKDFFGKHANLTVSGQLHGEAFALAFRDIYTFGPTFRAENSNTRTHASEFWMIEPEIAFADLEDTMVLIEDMVKYCIEYVLENAPEEMKFFNERIDTSLMERLQSLLVSDFKRMTYTEAIEILEAVNDRFETQVSWGSDLQTEHERYLCETVVKGPVFLTDYPENIKAFYMRVNEGGKTVAACDLLVPEVGELVGGSQREERLDVLEARMESMGVHKESLEWYLDLRRYGGVKHAGFGIGFERFLMYITAMANIRDVVPFARTPKNLDY; encoded by the coding sequence ATGATTTCGTATATGACTGTACGTGAGTGCTATGACTTAATTTCATATGGCACAGACGTTGAAATAGATTCAATAGAATATGTTCAATTACAAGGATGGATCCGTACCAATCGTAAAGGTAAGAATGTTGGGTTCATCGAGTTGAATGATGGAACATACTTCAGAAATGCTCAGTGCGTATATGAATCATCACTTGAAGATGCTGATACAATAGCGAAGTATAACACAGGAACAGCTGTGACCATTACTGGGAAGTTCGTATTGACACCAGAAGGAAAACAACCTTTTGAGGTTGTACTGACTGAAGTCGTATTGGAAGGATCATGCAGTCCTGAATACCCACTTCAGAAGAAACGTCACTCATATGAGTATTTACGCGAGATTGCACATTTGCGTCCACGTACTAACTCATTTTTAGCGGTGTTTAGAGTTCGTTCAGTATTGTCTATGGCAATCCACGAGTTCTTCCAAAACCAAGGATTTGTCTATGTACACACACCAATCATTACAGGTAATGATGCAGAAGGTGCTGGGGAATCATTTACAGTTACAACGCGTAGCGATGATAAGTATGACAAAGACTTCTTTGGAAAACATGCGAATTTAACCGTATCAGGACAACTTCATGGTGAGGCGTTTGCACTTGCATTTAGAGATATATATACATTTGGACCAACCTTCAGAGCTGAAAACTCAAATACTCGGACACATGCCAGTGAATTCTGGATGATTGAACCAGAAATCGCGTTTGCAGATCTTGAAGATACGATGGTCTTAATTGAAGACATGGTTAAATATTGCATTGAATATGTATTAGAAAACGCACCAGAAGAAATGAAATTCTTCAATGAGCGTATTGATACATCACTCATGGAACGGCTTCAATCACTTTTAGTGTCAGACTTCAAACGGATGACGTATACAGAAGCCATTGAAATTCTTGAAGCAGTCAATGATCGCTTTGAAACTCAAGTTTCATGGGGTTCTGATTTACAAACTGAACATGAACGTTATTTATGTGAAACCGTTGTTAAGGGTCCAGTATTCTTAACAGATTATCCAGAAAATATCAAAGCATTTTATATGCGAGTAAATGAAGGCGGCAAAACAGTTGCTGCATGTGACCTTTTAGTCCCAGAAGTTGGCGAACTTGTTGGTGGGTCACAACGTGAAGAACGCTTGGACGTTTTAGAGGCTCGTATGGAGTCGATGGGCGTACACAAGGAATCTCTTGAATGGTATTTAGATTTACGTCGCTACGGCGGTGTAAAGCATGCAGGATTCGGGATTGGGTTTGAGCGTTTCTTAATGTACATTACTGCAATGGCAAATATTCGTGATGTTGTGCCATTTGCACGTACACCTAAAAACTTAGACTATTAA
- a CDS encoding N-acetylmuramoyl-L-alanine amidase — protein sequence MMYRPNYVPKQKKKLNYKVVVPLVVLFALGMYIIVATLIKNETPQETGYAICGLNDYDSRKLLEKRQEEVLKNMETLPMNDYGVYGESLTLYQNAFSFNTADPMIGRTVTLTNLCKPQEQFTFLFGSNLDMRIPLDTLPEGFYDVDVLADLKHYALVSDATLTDTFSTVVRDGLVNNATIHATQDLFDIGEEKVLNKNYVFLEVKSAQPAEEEYDIVLDPAGGSIQYNGTSDPGNTYGEFIERDEMYTAAVEIKSILESHGLRVLIARDNITPVNVFGAGGRIYDAYNFKAKYYIQLQLGTSGSSMDRGMMSLFSNHASNRLSTSIVNSLLRSTSLQTTPYDDGDNINGVFRTSSLSGFDYNDVVRETGGKFTGSGLLDEDFSELQGFAKDFRNGMYGITLLYGYLTDGDDYHVWSTEKDKIIEATAQGILDQLNIGGEN from the coding sequence ATGATGTATCGCCCCAACTATGTACCAAAGCAAAAGAAAAAGTTAAACTACAAAGTGGTTGTACCACTTGTAGTTCTTTTTGCTTTAGGCATGTATATCATTGTTGCGACTTTAATCAAAAATGAAACACCCCAAGAAACGGGGTATGCAATTTGTGGACTCAATGACTATGATTCTAGAAAACTCCTTGAAAAACGTCAAGAAGAAGTCTTAAAAAATATGGAGACCCTTCCAATGAATGATTATGGTGTCTACGGAGAGTCGTTAACTCTCTATCAAAACGCGTTCTCATTTAATACTGCAGACCCAATGATTGGAAGAACTGTAACCTTAACAAATCTCTGTAAGCCACAAGAGCAATTTACGTTCTTATTTGGTAGCAATCTTGATATGCGTATTCCACTGGATACATTGCCAGAAGGATTCTATGATGTCGATGTTTTAGCGGATTTAAAACACTATGCTTTAGTGTCGGATGCAACACTGACTGATACATTTTCAACCGTTGTTCGTGATGGTCTTGTTAATAATGCGACAATTCACGCTACCCAAGATCTCTTTGATATTGGTGAAGAAAAAGTTCTGAATAAAAACTATGTGTTTTTGGAAGTAAAATCAGCACAACCTGCTGAAGAAGAATACGATATCGTTCTGGATCCTGCAGGCGGTTCAATTCAATACAACGGGACATCTGACCCTGGAAATACCTATGGCGAGTTTATTGAACGTGATGAAATGTATACAGCAGCAGTTGAAATCAAAAGTATCTTAGAATCCCATGGATTGCGTGTATTAATTGCACGGGATAATATCACACCGGTCAATGTTTTTGGTGCAGGTGGGCGGATTTACGATGCCTATAATTTCAAGGCAAAATACTACATTCAACTTCAACTGGGAACCAGTGGTTCTTCGATGGATCGGGGAATGATGAGTCTATTCTCAAATCATGCATCCAATCGCTTATCAACCTCTATTGTAAACAGCTTACTACGCTCAACAAGCCTTCAAACAACACCTTACGATGATGGAGACAATATCAATGGTGTTTTCCGTACGAGCAGCTTGTCTGGGTTTGATTACAACGATGTAGTGAGAGAAACTGGCGGTAAGTTTACAGGATCTGGTTTATTGGATGAAGACTTTAGTGAACTACAGGGGTTTGCGAAAGATTTTCGTAATGGAATGTATGGCATCACACTTTTATATGGGTATCTCACCGATGGTGATGATTATCATGTGTGGTCAACTGAAAAAGATAAAATAATAGAAGCAACTGCACAAGGAATCCTTGATCAGTTGAATATTGGTGGAGAAAATTAA
- a CDS encoding ABC-F family ATP-binding cassette domain-containing protein, which translates to MIVQVKDADKAFGGQDVFKNLNLSINEREKVAIIGANGVGKTTLFKVLNGQETLDKGNVYWNSKSKVGFLDQIHLDPDPLTVEDYILEVFKDLIEMEARLQTLEQNMTQDSDESMMETYSKLQTEFSMRGGYTYHYEIRSFFTKFGFDDEDLKRDIHTFSGGQITRLAFIRLLLSKPDILFLDEPTNHLDISTIQWLEGYLSNYEGAVVLISHDRLFLDRVCKVVIEIEDMVATRYESNYSNYIELKEKAIATHNVKFQQQQKEIQRLEALIEKFRYKKNKAAFAQSKMKYLDRMDVMEKKEVKNKEFKAEFSPNVRGGNDVMTVDNFSVGYDKPLVTLSFEFKRGKRYAIVGDNGTGKSTLLKSISGKLEPLGGELLLGHQISIGYFDQQLLDFSMTNTVLEEVWDTYPQLTQTEVRQSLGRFLFKGEDVFKSVAVLSGGERVRLSLVKLMLAHDNLLILDEPTNHLDIPGKEALEKSLKNYAGTILFVSHDRYFIETIATDILRISDHKIEHTQKSDKTFEVSTPNEYPEKKEEKKQQYIDFKQLQRRIKKLEEELLELSESLELHRELRFDPDYYHDHNKMQELDATIDEIHNDIKQREHEWTELVETMEETQK; encoded by the coding sequence ATGATTGTACAAGTCAAAGACGCTGACAAAGCTTTTGGAGGTCAGGACGTCTTTAAGAATTTAAATCTAAGCATCAATGAGCGGGAAAAAGTCGCAATCATTGGTGCAAACGGTGTAGGTAAAACTACACTTTTTAAAGTCTTAAATGGTCAAGAAACACTTGACAAAGGAAATGTTTACTGGAATTCAAAATCAAAGGTGGGCTTTTTAGACCAAATTCACCTTGATCCAGATCCATTAACTGTTGAAGACTATATCCTTGAAGTGTTCAAAGATTTAATTGAAATGGAAGCACGACTTCAAACACTCGAACAAAATATGACCCAAGATTCGGATGAATCCATGATGGAAACCTACTCAAAACTCCAAACCGAGTTTTCAATGCGAGGGGGTTATACCTATCACTATGAAATTCGCTCATTTTTCACAAAGTTTGGCTTTGATGATGAAGACTTAAAGCGCGATATTCATACCTTTAGTGGTGGACAAATTACACGCCTTGCATTCATTCGACTCTTATTAAGCAAGCCTGATATTCTGTTTTTGGATGAACCTACAAACCATCTTGATATTTCAACAATCCAATGGCTTGAAGGCTACCTTTCAAATTATGAAGGGGCTGTTGTATTAATATCACACGACCGTTTATTCTTAGATCGCGTGTGTAAAGTAGTTATTGAGATTGAAGACATGGTTGCGACACGCTATGAAAGCAATTATTCAAATTACATTGAATTAAAAGAAAAAGCCATCGCAACACATAATGTTAAGTTCCAACAACAACAAAAAGAAATACAACGCTTAGAAGCCCTTATTGAGAAATTTCGCTATAAAAAGAATAAGGCAGCATTTGCGCAATCAAAAATGAAATACCTTGATCGCATGGATGTGATGGAGAAAAAAGAAGTTAAAAATAAGGAATTCAAAGCAGAGTTTTCACCCAATGTACGCGGTGGGAATGATGTCATGACCGTTGATAACTTCTCAGTGGGGTATGATAAACCACTGGTGACCTTATCCTTTGAATTCAAGCGTGGTAAACGGTATGCAATTGTCGGGGATAATGGAACAGGAAAATCAACACTTCTAAAATCAATTTCTGGCAAATTAGAACCTTTAGGTGGAGAGCTCCTATTGGGACATCAAATATCCATTGGATACTTTGACCAACAACTCCTTGATTTCTCAATGACAAATACCGTACTTGAAGAAGTTTGGGACACATACCCACAACTCACGCAAACAGAAGTGCGTCAAAGTTTGGGACGCTTCTTATTCAAAGGGGAAGATGTGTTCAAAAGTGTCGCGGTTTTATCGGGGGGTGAAAGAGTTCGTCTCAGTTTGGTTAAACTCATGTTAGCCCATGATAACCTGTTGATTCTTGATGAGCCAACCAACCACTTGGACATACCTGGAAAAGAAGCTTTAGAAAAATCACTGAAGAATTATGCGGGAACGATCCTCTTTGTATCTCATGATCGTTACTTTATCGAAACAATCGCGACCGACATTTTACGTATTAGTGATCACAAAATAGAGCATACACAAAAAAGTGACAAGACCTTTGAGGTCTCTACACCCAATGAATACCCTGAGAAAAAGGAAGAAAAGAAACAACAATACATCGATTTCAAACAACTTCAAAGGCGTATTAAGAAACTTGAAGAGGAGTTATTGGAACTTTCAGAGTCTTTAGAACTCCACCGTGAATTGCGATTTGATCCAGATTATTATCATGATCATAATAAAATGCAAGAACTCGATGCGACCATTGATGAGATCCATAATGATATTAAACAAAGAGAGCATGAGTGGACTGAACTGGTGGAAACAATGGAAGAAACGCAAAAATAG
- the zwf gene encoding glucose-6-phosphate dehydrogenase, producing the protein MNNPNTIITIFGGTGDLTYRKLLPAFYNLVHGNKFSASSHIVIVGRRDFTTESYREQLRPWIESNSRYSVNDAVFDQFLNHIHYIKITFTEFEGYPHLRDFYSSLDKSDGIVHQHLFYFAVSPSYFVTIANHLNKAGLADEARLIIEKPFGNDLKSSIAINEALEQLFNPENIFRIDHYLAKEMVQNILTLRFENALFESVWNADMIDNIQISATETVGVESRGNFYDTVGALKDMIQSHLLQVLSIVTMEKPLSLDATDLHTMQENALDAFTIRNPQTDIVYGQYTEHKDSKSYINEDNVNSQSKTETFVAFKGYVETPRLHNVPIFVRTGKRMHRRSTEVVVELKSQEHAPRNLIVIKIQPDEGVYVRFNMNKPGTDGEKQTVYLDFCKSCNYVFRQETPEAYERLLNAALNNDHTLFASFKQVVQCWTLVESWIEASQNNPIHDYKAYTDGPQASHDLLKQHHTTWFSEQVLGDVYEIEHNE; encoded by the coding sequence ATGAATAATCCTAACACAATTATTACCATTTTTGGGGGAACTGGAGATTTAACCTACCGAAAACTGTTACCTGCTTTTTACAATTTGGTACATGGTAATAAGTTTAGCGCATCTTCACATATTGTCATTGTAGGTCGGCGTGATTTCACAACCGAATCCTATCGTGAACAACTGAGACCTTGGATTGAATCCAACAGTCGCTATTCAGTGAATGATGCCGTATTTGATCAGTTTTTAAATCACATACACTATATCAAAATAACATTCACAGAGTTTGAAGGGTATCCACATTTAAGGGACTTTTACAGTTCATTGGATAAAAGTGATGGCATCGTCCATCAACACTTATTCTATTTCGCAGTATCCCCTTCTTACTTTGTGACAATTGCAAATCATCTCAATAAAGCTGGTTTAGCTGATGAAGCACGTTTAATCATTGAAAAACCTTTTGGGAATGATTTAAAGTCTTCAATAGCCATTAATGAAGCTTTAGAACAGCTGTTTAATCCAGAGAACATCTTTCGCATTGATCATTATTTAGCCAAAGAAATGGTTCAAAATATCTTAACCTTACGGTTTGAGAATGCACTGTTTGAAAGTGTATGGAATGCAGATATGATTGATAACATTCAAATATCCGCAACTGAGACTGTTGGTGTTGAGAGCCGTGGAAATTTCTATGATACAGTCGGGGCATTAAAAGATATGATTCAATCACATCTGCTTCAAGTCTTATCCATTGTGACCATGGAAAAACCGCTATCTTTAGATGCAACTGATCTTCATACAATGCAAGAAAATGCATTAGATGCATTTACGATTCGAAATCCTCAAACTGATATTGTCTATGGTCAATATACTGAACACAAGGACTCGAAGTCTTACATTAATGAAGACAACGTTAATTCGCAATCAAAGACAGAAACCTTTGTCGCTTTTAAAGGATATGTTGAAACACCGCGCCTTCACAATGTACCGATTTTTGTTAGAACGGGTAAACGGATGCACCGGCGTTCAACGGAAGTGGTTGTGGAATTGAAGTCACAAGAACACGCACCACGCAATCTGATTGTAATAAAGATTCAACCAGATGAAGGGGTCTATGTTCGCTTCAACATGAATAAACCGGGTACCGATGGTGAGAAACAAACTGTGTATCTTGATTTTTGTAAGTCATGTAACTATGTTTTCAGACAAGAAACACCTGAAGCTTATGAGCGCTTATTGAATGCGGCACTCAACAATGACCACACACTGTTTGCTTCATTCAAACAAGTCGTTCAATGTTGGACCCTTGTGGAATCCTGGATTGAAGCATCACAAAACAACCCAATCCATGATTATAAGGCTTATACGGATGGTCCACAAGCCTCACACGACTTACTAAAACAACACCATACAACGTGGTTTAGTGAACAAGTCTTAGGGGATGTATATGAAATTGAACATAACGAATGA
- the gndA gene encoding NADP-dependent phosphogluconate dehydrogenase, which translates to MNKNDIGVIGMAVMGSNLALNIRDHGYEVAIYNRTTSVAEKVIEENPDAGLHMYKDIQDFVDSLSSPRKIILMVQAGRAVDLVIDQLLPLLDENDIIMDGGNSFFKDTIRRYHAVTEKKLRYLGVGISGGEEGARFGPSIMPGGSLDAYQEVASILTDISAKKDGEPCCVYLGDNGAGHYVKMVHNGIEYADMQLIAESYALLKHVGGLTNEELHYVFETWNNGELDSFLIEITAQIFKTIDPETGKHLVDVILDRAGQKGTGKWTAEEALNTGTDASLLASSVFSRFMSSQKDIRTKASDMLKFNGKNVHPEDKNAFVESVRKALYASKIIAYAQGFDLMRHASKEYGWTLHYGEIAKIFREGCIIRAKFLNKITDAYTTNPELENLLFDASFNQSVYNYQPELRNVLSLAIQNGISVPAFTNALSYYDAIRTKDSSANLIQAQRDLFGAHTFERTDKEGTFHFEWSDSNE; encoded by the coding sequence ATGAATAAAAATGATATTGGCGTTATTGGTATGGCCGTAATGGGTTCAAACCTAGCATTAAACATCCGTGATCACGGATATGAGGTTGCAATCTATAATCGGACGACTTCGGTAGCAGAGAAAGTAATTGAAGAGAATCCCGATGCAGGATTACACATGTACAAAGACATTCAGGATTTTGTTGACTCGCTATCATCACCACGTAAAATTATATTAATGGTCCAAGCTGGACGTGCTGTTGATCTTGTAATTGATCAACTGCTCCCACTTCTTGATGAAAATGATATCATCATGGATGGTGGTAATTCATTTTTCAAGGATACGATTCGACGTTACCACGCTGTAACTGAAAAGAAACTTCGCTATCTCGGAGTTGGTATTTCCGGTGGTGAAGAAGGTGCACGTTTTGGTCCGTCAATTATGCCAGGTGGAAGTCTTGACGCGTATCAAGAAGTTGCATCAATCCTCACTGATATTTCTGCGAAAAAAGATGGTGAACCATGCTGTGTCTACCTTGGAGACAATGGTGCAGGGCATTATGTAAAAATGGTTCACAATGGTATTGAATATGCAGATATGCAATTAATTGCGGAAAGCTATGCCTTATTAAAACATGTGGGTGGTCTTACCAATGAAGAACTTCACTATGTGTTTGAAACCTGGAATAATGGTGAACTGGATAGCTTCTTGATTGAAATCACCGCTCAAATCTTTAAAACAATTGATCCAGAGACTGGAAAACATCTTGTGGATGTGATTCTTGATCGAGCGGGTCAAAAAGGAACGGGTAAATGGACTGCAGAAGAAGCCTTAAATACAGGCACTGATGCATCCCTACTGGCTTCATCGGTATTCTCACGCTTCATGTCATCACAAAAAGACATTCGTACTAAGGCGAGTGACATGTTGAAATTCAACGGCAAAAACGTGCATCCTGAAGATAAGAATGCATTTGTAGAGTCTGTTCGTAAAGCCCTCTATGCAAGTAAGATTATTGCATATGCACAAGGGTTTGACTTGATGCGTCATGCATCAAAAGAATATGGTTGGACGCTTCATTATGGTGAAATTGCGAAGATATTCCGCGAAGGATGCATTATCCGTGCGAAGTTCCTTAATAAAATTACCGATGCTTATACTACAAATCCAGAGCTTGAAAACTTATTGTTCGATGCTTCATTTAATCAATCAGTGTATAACTATCAACCAGAGTTAAGAAATGTCTTATCGCTTGCGATTCAAAACGGTATTAGTGTCCCTGCATTTACCAATGCATTGAGCTACTACGATGCAATTCGTACAAAAGATTCAAGTGCAAACCTAATTCAGGCACAACGTGACCTCTTTGGAGCACATACCTTTGAACGTACGGACAAGGAAGGGACATTCCATTTTGAATGGAGTGACTCAAATGAATAA